In the genome of Drosophila yakuba strain Tai18E2 chromosome 3R, Prin_Dyak_Tai18E2_2.1, whole genome shotgun sequence, one region contains:
- the LOC6537426 gene encoding microtubule-associated protein Jupiter isoform X5, whose translation MISNFDCTDNQASSKVLRPPGGGSSDIFGSEMPQTPRNVKNRMASNIFAAEKDNGVKNNGDAPRRGQKTVDSHNRLFGEPARPITPGKNHMKSSIPFGQNTEAVASAQKLLTTNGHYNGKSGSVSSASSSVSSSTENLKMNSGSRSVFRNMSTAAAGPDTKETSQRESLCPPSPVPIEVPTPPADSLPIDNSCRDSEVGDVPADNSTYTKSDQVNEACQTRRDSGNNPELPYSLDQMAGVANVKEPLGLCPNEVKEDAQACSKLDSRNPITGLGLNGDGVGGLKPKKLKIREGNPVTGEGYKAGGNDFHHRQESNNGGTPVINKNRIPPGGYSSGLW comes from the exons ggTGCTGAGGCCTCCGGGCGGCGGATCGAGCGACATCTTTGGATCGGAGATGCCGCAGACCCCCAGGAACGTGAAGAATCGCATGGCGTCCAACATATTCGCGGCCGAGAAAGATAATGGAGTGAAAAACAACG GTGATGCACCACGTCGCGGCCAGAAGACCGTCGACTCCCACAATCGGCTGTTTGGGGAGCCCGCCCGCCCGATCACCCCCGGCAAGAATCACATGAAGAGCAGCATTCCCTTTGGCCAGAACACAGAGGCCGTTGCCTCCGCCCAGAAGCTGCTGACCACCAATGGCCACTACAACGGCAAGAGCGGATCGGTGTCCTCGGCCTCGTCTTCGGTGTCGTCCTCCACCGAGAACCTCAAGATGAACAGTGGCTCGAGATCAG TCTTCCGCAATATGAGCA cagcagcagcaggaccaGATACCAAAGAAACATCTCAACGCGAATCCTTGTGTCCCCCATCACCGGTCCCTATCGAAGTACCAACCCCACCGGCTGACAGCCTGCCCATTGACAATTCGTGCCGAGATAGCGAAGTAGGAGACGTGCCGGCCGATAACAGCACATACACGAAGTCCGATCAGGTGAACGAGGCCTGTCAAACTCGCCGAGACTCGGGAAATAATCCCGAACTTCCTTACTCGCTGGACCAGATGGCTGGCGTGGCCAATGTAAAGGAGCCCCTCGGGCTCTGTCCAAACGAAGTTAAAGAAGACGCGCAGGCGTGCTCCAAACTCGATTCTCGCAATCCGATCACGGGCCTTGGTCTCAACGGCGATGGTGTTGGCGGTCTCAAGCCCAAGAAGCTCAAGATTCGAG AGGGCAACCCCGTCACAGGCGAGGGCTACAAGGCCGGAGGCAACGACTTTCACCACCGCCAGGAGTCTAACAATGGCGGCACTCCGGTGATCAACAAGAACCGCATTCCCCCAGGCGGCTACTCGTCGGGACTCTGGTAA
- the LOC6537426 gene encoding microtubule-associated protein Jupiter isoform X3 → MISNFDCTDNQASSKVLRPPGGGSSDIFGSEMPQTPRNVKNRMASNIFAAEKDNGVKNNVRQGAHRFYFIGDAPRRGQKTVDSHNRLFGEPARPITPGKNHMKSSIPFGQNTEAVASAQKLLTTNGHYNGKSGSVSSASSSVSSSTENLKMNSGSRSVFRNMSTAAAGPDTKETSQRESLCPPSPVPIEVPTPPADSLPIDNSCRDSEVGDVPADNSTYTKSDQVNEACQTRRDSGNNPELPYSLDQMAGVANVKEPLGLCPNEVKEDAQACSKLDSRNPITGLGLNGDGVGGLKPKKLKIREGNPVTGEGYKAGGNDFHHRQESNNGGTPVINKNRIPPGGYSSGLW, encoded by the exons ggTGCTGAGGCCTCCGGGCGGCGGATCGAGCGACATCTTTGGATCGGAGATGCCGCAGACCCCCAGGAACGTGAAGAATCGCATGGCGTCCAACATATTCGCGGCCGAGAAAGATAATGGAGTGAAAAACAACG TACGACAAGGAGCTCACAGATTCTATTTCATTG GTGATGCACCACGTCGCGGCCAGAAGACCGTCGACTCCCACAATCGGCTGTTTGGGGAGCCCGCCCGCCCGATCACCCCCGGCAAGAATCACATGAAGAGCAGCATTCCCTTTGGCCAGAACACAGAGGCCGTTGCCTCCGCCCAGAAGCTGCTGACCACCAATGGCCACTACAACGGCAAGAGCGGATCGGTGTCCTCGGCCTCGTCTTCGGTGTCGTCCTCCACCGAGAACCTCAAGATGAACAGTGGCTCGAGATCAG TCTTCCGCAATATGAGCA cagcagcagcaggaccaGATACCAAAGAAACATCTCAACGCGAATCCTTGTGTCCCCCATCACCGGTCCCTATCGAAGTACCAACCCCACCGGCTGACAGCCTGCCCATTGACAATTCGTGCCGAGATAGCGAAGTAGGAGACGTGCCGGCCGATAACAGCACATACACGAAGTCCGATCAGGTGAACGAGGCCTGTCAAACTCGCCGAGACTCGGGAAATAATCCCGAACTTCCTTACTCGCTGGACCAGATGGCTGGCGTGGCCAATGTAAAGGAGCCCCTCGGGCTCTGTCCAAACGAAGTTAAAGAAGACGCGCAGGCGTGCTCCAAACTCGATTCTCGCAATCCGATCACGGGCCTTGGTCTCAACGGCGATGGTGTTGGCGGTCTCAAGCCCAAGAAGCTCAAGATTCGAG AGGGCAACCCCGTCACAGGCGAGGGCTACAAGGCCGGAGGCAACGACTTTCACCACCGCCAGGAGTCTAACAATGGCGGCACTCCGGTGATCAACAAGAACCGCATTCCCCCAGGCGGCTACTCGTCGGGACTCTGGTAA
- the LOC6537426 gene encoding microtubule-associated protein Jupiter isoform X1, with protein MAAYAAFKHVELYNVGKAKKRVLRPPGGGSSDIFGSEMPQTPRNVKNRMASNIFAAEKDNGVKNNVRQGAHRFYFIGDAPRRGQKTVDSHNRLFGEPARPITPGKNHMKSSIPFGQNTEAVASAQKLLTTNGHYNGKSGSVSSASSSVSSSTENLKMNSGSRSVFRNMSTAAAGPDTKETSQRESLCPPSPVPIEVPTPPADSLPIDNSCRDSEVGDVPADNSTYTKSDQVNEACQTRRDSGNNPELPYSLDQMAGVANVKEPLGLCPNEVKEDAQACSKLDSRNPITGLGLNGDGVGGLKPKKLKIREGNPVTGEGYKAGGNDFHHRQESNNGGTPVINKNRIPPGGYSSGLW; from the exons ggTGCTGAGGCCTCCGGGCGGCGGATCGAGCGACATCTTTGGATCGGAGATGCCGCAGACCCCCAGGAACGTGAAGAATCGCATGGCGTCCAACATATTCGCGGCCGAGAAAGATAATGGAGTGAAAAACAACG TACGACAAGGAGCTCACAGATTCTATTTCATTG GTGATGCACCACGTCGCGGCCAGAAGACCGTCGACTCCCACAATCGGCTGTTTGGGGAGCCCGCCCGCCCGATCACCCCCGGCAAGAATCACATGAAGAGCAGCATTCCCTTTGGCCAGAACACAGAGGCCGTTGCCTCCGCCCAGAAGCTGCTGACCACCAATGGCCACTACAACGGCAAGAGCGGATCGGTGTCCTCGGCCTCGTCTTCGGTGTCGTCCTCCACCGAGAACCTCAAGATGAACAGTGGCTCGAGATCAG TCTTCCGCAATATGAGCA cagcagcagcaggaccaGATACCAAAGAAACATCTCAACGCGAATCCTTGTGTCCCCCATCACCGGTCCCTATCGAAGTACCAACCCCACCGGCTGACAGCCTGCCCATTGACAATTCGTGCCGAGATAGCGAAGTAGGAGACGTGCCGGCCGATAACAGCACATACACGAAGTCCGATCAGGTGAACGAGGCCTGTCAAACTCGCCGAGACTCGGGAAATAATCCCGAACTTCCTTACTCGCTGGACCAGATGGCTGGCGTGGCCAATGTAAAGGAGCCCCTCGGGCTCTGTCCAAACGAAGTTAAAGAAGACGCGCAGGCGTGCTCCAAACTCGATTCTCGCAATCCGATCACGGGCCTTGGTCTCAACGGCGATGGTGTTGGCGGTCTCAAGCCCAAGAAGCTCAAGATTCGAG AGGGCAACCCCGTCACAGGCGAGGGCTACAAGGCCGGAGGCAACGACTTTCACCACCGCCAGGAGTCTAACAATGGCGGCACTCCGGTGATCAACAAGAACCGCATTCCCCCAGGCGGCTACTCGTCGGGACTCTGGTAA
- the LOC6537426 gene encoding microtubule-associated protein Jupiter isoform X4 has product MAAYAAFKHVELYNVGKAKKRVLRPPGGGSSDIFGSEMPQTPRNVKNRMASNIFAAEKDNGVKNNGDAPRRGQKTVDSHNRLFGEPARPITPGKNHMKSSIPFGQNTEAVASAQKLLTTNGHYNGKSGSVSSASSSVSSSTENLKMNSGSRSVFRNMSTAAAGPDTKETSQRESLCPPSPVPIEVPTPPADSLPIDNSCRDSEVGDVPADNSTYTKSDQVNEACQTRRDSGNNPELPYSLDQMAGVANVKEPLGLCPNEVKEDAQACSKLDSRNPITGLGLNGDGVGGLKPKKLKIREGNPVTGEGYKAGGNDFHHRQESNNGGTPVINKNRIPPGGYSSGLW; this is encoded by the exons ggTGCTGAGGCCTCCGGGCGGCGGATCGAGCGACATCTTTGGATCGGAGATGCCGCAGACCCCCAGGAACGTGAAGAATCGCATGGCGTCCAACATATTCGCGGCCGAGAAAGATAATGGAGTGAAAAACAACG GTGATGCACCACGTCGCGGCCAGAAGACCGTCGACTCCCACAATCGGCTGTTTGGGGAGCCCGCCCGCCCGATCACCCCCGGCAAGAATCACATGAAGAGCAGCATTCCCTTTGGCCAGAACACAGAGGCCGTTGCCTCCGCCCAGAAGCTGCTGACCACCAATGGCCACTACAACGGCAAGAGCGGATCGGTGTCCTCGGCCTCGTCTTCGGTGTCGTCCTCCACCGAGAACCTCAAGATGAACAGTGGCTCGAGATCAG TCTTCCGCAATATGAGCA cagcagcagcaggaccaGATACCAAAGAAACATCTCAACGCGAATCCTTGTGTCCCCCATCACCGGTCCCTATCGAAGTACCAACCCCACCGGCTGACAGCCTGCCCATTGACAATTCGTGCCGAGATAGCGAAGTAGGAGACGTGCCGGCCGATAACAGCACATACACGAAGTCCGATCAGGTGAACGAGGCCTGTCAAACTCGCCGAGACTCGGGAAATAATCCCGAACTTCCTTACTCGCTGGACCAGATGGCTGGCGTGGCCAATGTAAAGGAGCCCCTCGGGCTCTGTCCAAACGAAGTTAAAGAAGACGCGCAGGCGTGCTCCAAACTCGATTCTCGCAATCCGATCACGGGCCTTGGTCTCAACGGCGATGGTGTTGGCGGTCTCAAGCCCAAGAAGCTCAAGATTCGAG AGGGCAACCCCGTCACAGGCGAGGGCTACAAGGCCGGAGGCAACGACTTTCACCACCGCCAGGAGTCTAACAATGGCGGCACTCCGGTGATCAACAAGAACCGCATTCCCCCAGGCGGCTACTCGTCGGGACTCTGGTAA
- the LOC6537426 gene encoding microtubule-associated protein Jupiter isoform X8: MAAYAAFKHVELYNVGKAKKRVLRPPGGGSSDIFGSEMPQTPRNVKNRMASNIFAAEKDNGVKNNVRQGAHRFYFIGDAPRRGQKTVDSHNRLFGEPARPITPGKNHMKSSIPFGQNTEAVASAQKLLTTNGHYNGKSGSVSSASSSVSSSTENLKMNSGSRSEGNPVTGEGYKAGGNDFHHRQESNNGGTPVINKNRIPPGGYSSGLW; encoded by the exons ggTGCTGAGGCCTCCGGGCGGCGGATCGAGCGACATCTTTGGATCGGAGATGCCGCAGACCCCCAGGAACGTGAAGAATCGCATGGCGTCCAACATATTCGCGGCCGAGAAAGATAATGGAGTGAAAAACAACG TACGACAAGGAGCTCACAGATTCTATTTCATTG GTGATGCACCACGTCGCGGCCAGAAGACCGTCGACTCCCACAATCGGCTGTTTGGGGAGCCCGCCCGCCCGATCACCCCCGGCAAGAATCACATGAAGAGCAGCATTCCCTTTGGCCAGAACACAGAGGCCGTTGCCTCCGCCCAGAAGCTGCTGACCACCAATGGCCACTACAACGGCAAGAGCGGATCGGTGTCCTCGGCCTCGTCTTCGGTGTCGTCCTCCACCGAGAACCTCAAGATGAACAGTGGCTCGAGATCAG AGGGCAACCCCGTCACAGGCGAGGGCTACAAGGCCGGAGGCAACGACTTTCACCACCGCCAGGAGTCTAACAATGGCGGCACTCCGGTGATCAACAAGAACCGCATTCCCCCAGGCGGCTACTCGTCGGGACTCTGGTAA
- the LOC6537426 gene encoding microtubule-associated protein Jupiter isoform X7 yields the protein MAAYAAFKHVELYNVGKAKKRVLRPPGGGSSDIFGSEMPQTPRNVKNRMASNIFAAEKDNGVKNNVRQGAHRFYFIGDAPRRGQKTVDSHNRLFGEPARPITPGKNHMKSSIPFGQNTEAVASAQKLLTTNGHYNGKSGSVSSASSSVSSSTENLKMNSGSRSVFRNMSKGNPVTGEGYKAGGNDFHHRQESNNGGTPVINKNRIPPGGYSSGLW from the exons ggTGCTGAGGCCTCCGGGCGGCGGATCGAGCGACATCTTTGGATCGGAGATGCCGCAGACCCCCAGGAACGTGAAGAATCGCATGGCGTCCAACATATTCGCGGCCGAGAAAGATAATGGAGTGAAAAACAACG TACGACAAGGAGCTCACAGATTCTATTTCATTG GTGATGCACCACGTCGCGGCCAGAAGACCGTCGACTCCCACAATCGGCTGTTTGGGGAGCCCGCCCGCCCGATCACCCCCGGCAAGAATCACATGAAGAGCAGCATTCCCTTTGGCCAGAACACAGAGGCCGTTGCCTCCGCCCAGAAGCTGCTGACCACCAATGGCCACTACAACGGCAAGAGCGGATCGGTGTCCTCGGCCTCGTCTTCGGTGTCGTCCTCCACCGAGAACCTCAAGATGAACAGTGGCTCGAGATCAG TCTTCCGCAATATGAGCA AGGGCAACCCCGTCACAGGCGAGGGCTACAAGGCCGGAGGCAACGACTTTCACCACCGCCAGGAGTCTAACAATGGCGGCACTCCGGTGATCAACAAGAACCGCATTCCCCCAGGCGGCTACTCGTCGGGACTCTGGTAA
- the LOC6537426 gene encoding microtubule-associated protein Jupiter isoform X10, translating into MISNFDCTDNQASSKVLRPPGGGSSDIFGSEMPQTPRNVKNRMASNIFAAEKDNGVKNNGDAPRRGQKTVDSHNRLFGEPARPITPGKNHMKSSIPFGQNTEAVASAQKLLTTNGHYNGKSGSVSSASSSVSSSTENLKMNSGSRSVFRNMSKGNPVTGEGYKAGGNDFHHRQESNNGGTPVINKNRIPPGGYSSGLW; encoded by the exons ggTGCTGAGGCCTCCGGGCGGCGGATCGAGCGACATCTTTGGATCGGAGATGCCGCAGACCCCCAGGAACGTGAAGAATCGCATGGCGTCCAACATATTCGCGGCCGAGAAAGATAATGGAGTGAAAAACAACG GTGATGCACCACGTCGCGGCCAGAAGACCGTCGACTCCCACAATCGGCTGTTTGGGGAGCCCGCCCGCCCGATCACCCCCGGCAAGAATCACATGAAGAGCAGCATTCCCTTTGGCCAGAACACAGAGGCCGTTGCCTCCGCCCAGAAGCTGCTGACCACCAATGGCCACTACAACGGCAAGAGCGGATCGGTGTCCTCGGCCTCGTCTTCGGTGTCGTCCTCCACCGAGAACCTCAAGATGAACAGTGGCTCGAGATCAG TCTTCCGCAATATGAGCA AGGGCAACCCCGTCACAGGCGAGGGCTACAAGGCCGGAGGCAACGACTTTCACCACCGCCAGGAGTCTAACAATGGCGGCACTCCGGTGATCAACAAGAACCGCATTCCCCCAGGCGGCTACTCGTCGGGACTCTGGTAA
- the LOC6537426 gene encoding microtubule-associated protein Jupiter isoform X2 → MAAYAAFKHVELYNVGKAKKRVLRPPGGGSSDIFGSEMPQTPRNVKNRMASNIFAAEKDNGVKNNVRQGAHRFYFIGDAPRRGQKTVDSHNRLFGEPARPITPGKNHMKSSIPFGQNTEAVASAQKLLTTNGHYNGKSGSVSSASSSVSSSTENLKMNSGSRSVFRNMSTAAGPDTKETSQRESLCPPSPVPIEVPTPPADSLPIDNSCRDSEVGDVPADNSTYTKSDQVNEACQTRRDSGNNPELPYSLDQMAGVANVKEPLGLCPNEVKEDAQACSKLDSRNPITGLGLNGDGVGGLKPKKLKIREGNPVTGEGYKAGGNDFHHRQESNNGGTPVINKNRIPPGGYSSGLW, encoded by the exons ggTGCTGAGGCCTCCGGGCGGCGGATCGAGCGACATCTTTGGATCGGAGATGCCGCAGACCCCCAGGAACGTGAAGAATCGCATGGCGTCCAACATATTCGCGGCCGAGAAAGATAATGGAGTGAAAAACAACG TACGACAAGGAGCTCACAGATTCTATTTCATTG GTGATGCACCACGTCGCGGCCAGAAGACCGTCGACTCCCACAATCGGCTGTTTGGGGAGCCCGCCCGCCCGATCACCCCCGGCAAGAATCACATGAAGAGCAGCATTCCCTTTGGCCAGAACACAGAGGCCGTTGCCTCCGCCCAGAAGCTGCTGACCACCAATGGCCACTACAACGGCAAGAGCGGATCGGTGTCCTCGGCCTCGTCTTCGGTGTCGTCCTCCACCGAGAACCTCAAGATGAACAGTGGCTCGAGATCAG TCTTCCGCAATATGAGCA cagcagcaggaccaGATACCAAAGAAACATCTCAACGCGAATCCTTGTGTCCCCCATCACCGGTCCCTATCGAAGTACCAACCCCACCGGCTGACAGCCTGCCCATTGACAATTCGTGCCGAGATAGCGAAGTAGGAGACGTGCCGGCCGATAACAGCACATACACGAAGTCCGATCAGGTGAACGAGGCCTGTCAAACTCGCCGAGACTCGGGAAATAATCCCGAACTTCCTTACTCGCTGGACCAGATGGCTGGCGTGGCCAATGTAAAGGAGCCCCTCGGGCTCTGTCCAAACGAAGTTAAAGAAGACGCGCAGGCGTGCTCCAAACTCGATTCTCGCAATCCGATCACGGGCCTTGGTCTCAACGGCGATGGTGTTGGCGGTCTCAAGCCCAAGAAGCTCAAGATTCGAG AGGGCAACCCCGTCACAGGCGAGGGCTACAAGGCCGGAGGCAACGACTTTCACCACCGCCAGGAGTCTAACAATGGCGGCACTCCGGTGATCAACAAGAACCGCATTCCCCCAGGCGGCTACTCGTCGGGACTCTGGTAA
- the LOC6537426 gene encoding microtubule-associated protein Jupiter isoform X11, which translates to MAAYAAFKHVELYNVGKAKKRVLRPPGGGSSDIFGSEMPQTPRNVKNRMASNIFAAEKDNGVKNNGDAPRRGQKTVDSHNRLFGEPARPITPGKNHMKSSIPFGQNTEAVASAQKLLTTNGHYNGKSGSVSSASSSVSSSTENLKMNSGSRSEGNPVTGEGYKAGGNDFHHRQESNNGGTPVINKNRIPPGGYSSGLW; encoded by the exons ggTGCTGAGGCCTCCGGGCGGCGGATCGAGCGACATCTTTGGATCGGAGATGCCGCAGACCCCCAGGAACGTGAAGAATCGCATGGCGTCCAACATATTCGCGGCCGAGAAAGATAATGGAGTGAAAAACAACG GTGATGCACCACGTCGCGGCCAGAAGACCGTCGACTCCCACAATCGGCTGTTTGGGGAGCCCGCCCGCCCGATCACCCCCGGCAAGAATCACATGAAGAGCAGCATTCCCTTTGGCCAGAACACAGAGGCCGTTGCCTCCGCCCAGAAGCTGCTGACCACCAATGGCCACTACAACGGCAAGAGCGGATCGGTGTCCTCGGCCTCGTCTTCGGTGTCGTCCTCCACCGAGAACCTCAAGATGAACAGTGGCTCGAGATCAG AGGGCAACCCCGTCACAGGCGAGGGCTACAAGGCCGGAGGCAACGACTTTCACCACCGCCAGGAGTCTAACAATGGCGGCACTCCGGTGATCAACAAGAACCGCATTCCCCCAGGCGGCTACTCGTCGGGACTCTGGTAA
- the LOC6537426 gene encoding microtubule-associated protein Jupiter isoform X9 has translation MISNFDCTDNQASSKVLRPPGGGSSDIFGSEMPQTPRNVKNRMASNIFAAEKDNGVKNNVRQGAHRFYFIGDAPRRGQKTVDSHNRLFGEPARPITPGKNHMKSSIPFGQNTEAVASAQKLLTTNGHYNGKSGSVSSASSSVSSSTENLKMNSGSRSEGNPVTGEGYKAGGNDFHHRQESNNGGTPVINKNRIPPGGYSSGLW, from the exons ggTGCTGAGGCCTCCGGGCGGCGGATCGAGCGACATCTTTGGATCGGAGATGCCGCAGACCCCCAGGAACGTGAAGAATCGCATGGCGTCCAACATATTCGCGGCCGAGAAAGATAATGGAGTGAAAAACAACG TACGACAAGGAGCTCACAGATTCTATTTCATTG GTGATGCACCACGTCGCGGCCAGAAGACCGTCGACTCCCACAATCGGCTGTTTGGGGAGCCCGCCCGCCCGATCACCCCCGGCAAGAATCACATGAAGAGCAGCATTCCCTTTGGCCAGAACACAGAGGCCGTTGCCTCCGCCCAGAAGCTGCTGACCACCAATGGCCACTACAACGGCAAGAGCGGATCGGTGTCCTCGGCCTCGTCTTCGGTGTCGTCCTCCACCGAGAACCTCAAGATGAACAGTGGCTCGAGATCAG AGGGCAACCCCGTCACAGGCGAGGGCTACAAGGCCGGAGGCAACGACTTTCACCACCGCCAGGAGTCTAACAATGGCGGCACTCCGGTGATCAACAAGAACCGCATTCCCCCAGGCGGCTACTCGTCGGGACTCTGGTAA
- the LOC6537426 gene encoding microtubule-associated protein Jupiter isoform X13 — protein MISNFDCTDNQASSKVLRPPGGGSSDIFGSEMPQTPRNVKNRMASNIFAAEKDNGVKNNGDAPRRGQKTVDSHNRLFGEPARPITPGKNHMKSSIPFGQNTEAVASAQKLLTTNGHYNGKSGSVSSASSSVSSSTENLKMNSGSRSEGNPVTGEGYKAGGNDFHHRQESNNGGTPVINKNRIPPGGYSSGLW, from the exons ggTGCTGAGGCCTCCGGGCGGCGGATCGAGCGACATCTTTGGATCGGAGATGCCGCAGACCCCCAGGAACGTGAAGAATCGCATGGCGTCCAACATATTCGCGGCCGAGAAAGATAATGGAGTGAAAAACAACG GTGATGCACCACGTCGCGGCCAGAAGACCGTCGACTCCCACAATCGGCTGTTTGGGGAGCCCGCCCGCCCGATCACCCCCGGCAAGAATCACATGAAGAGCAGCATTCCCTTTGGCCAGAACACAGAGGCCGTTGCCTCCGCCCAGAAGCTGCTGACCACCAATGGCCACTACAACGGCAAGAGCGGATCGGTGTCCTCGGCCTCGTCTTCGGTGTCGTCCTCCACCGAGAACCTCAAGATGAACAGTGGCTCGAGATCAG AGGGCAACCCCGTCACAGGCGAGGGCTACAAGGCCGGAGGCAACGACTTTCACCACCGCCAGGAGTCTAACAATGGCGGCACTCCGGTGATCAACAAGAACCGCATTCCCCCAGGCGGCTACTCGTCGGGACTCTGGTAA
- the LOC6537426 gene encoding microtubule-associated protein Jupiter isoform X6, whose protein sequence is MPQTPRNVKNRMASNIFAAEKDNGVKNNVRQGAHRFYFIGDAPRRGQKTVDSHNRLFGEPARPITPGKNHMKSSIPFGQNTEAVASAQKLLTTNGHYNGKSGSVSSASSSVSSSTENLKMNSGSRSVFRNMSTAAAGPDTKETSQRESLCPPSPVPIEVPTPPADSLPIDNSCRDSEVGDVPADNSTYTKSDQVNEACQTRRDSGNNPELPYSLDQMAGVANVKEPLGLCPNEVKEDAQACSKLDSRNPITGLGLNGDGVGGLKPKKLKIREGNPVTGEGYKAGGNDFHHRQESNNGGTPVINKNRIPPGGYSSGLW, encoded by the exons ATGCCGCAGACCCCCAGGAACGTGAAGAATCGCATGGCGTCCAACATATTCGCGGCCGAGAAAGATAATGGAGTGAAAAACAACG TACGACAAGGAGCTCACAGATTCTATTTCATTG GTGATGCACCACGTCGCGGCCAGAAGACCGTCGACTCCCACAATCGGCTGTTTGGGGAGCCCGCCCGCCCGATCACCCCCGGCAAGAATCACATGAAGAGCAGCATTCCCTTTGGCCAGAACACAGAGGCCGTTGCCTCCGCCCAGAAGCTGCTGACCACCAATGGCCACTACAACGGCAAGAGCGGATCGGTGTCCTCGGCCTCGTCTTCGGTGTCGTCCTCCACCGAGAACCTCAAGATGAACAGTGGCTCGAGATCAG TCTTCCGCAATATGAGCA cagcagcagcaggaccaGATACCAAAGAAACATCTCAACGCGAATCCTTGTGTCCCCCATCACCGGTCCCTATCGAAGTACCAACCCCACCGGCTGACAGCCTGCCCATTGACAATTCGTGCCGAGATAGCGAAGTAGGAGACGTGCCGGCCGATAACAGCACATACACGAAGTCCGATCAGGTGAACGAGGCCTGTCAAACTCGCCGAGACTCGGGAAATAATCCCGAACTTCCTTACTCGCTGGACCAGATGGCTGGCGTGGCCAATGTAAAGGAGCCCCTCGGGCTCTGTCCAAACGAAGTTAAAGAAGACGCGCAGGCGTGCTCCAAACTCGATTCTCGCAATCCGATCACGGGCCTTGGTCTCAACGGCGATGGTGTTGGCGGTCTCAAGCCCAAGAAGCTCAAGATTCGAG AGGGCAACCCCGTCACAGGCGAGGGCTACAAGGCCGGAGGCAACGACTTTCACCACCGCCAGGAGTCTAACAATGGCGGCACTCCGGTGATCAACAAGAACCGCATTCCCCCAGGCGGCTACTCGTCGGGACTCTGGTAA
- the LOC6537426 gene encoding microtubule-associated protein Jupiter isoform X12, with translation MSTAAGPDTKETSQRESLCPPSPVPIEVPTPPADSLPIDNSCRDSEVGDVPADNSTYTKSDQVNEACQTRRDSGNNPELPYSLDQMAGVANVKEPLGLCPNEVKEDAQACSKLDSRNPITGLGLNGDGVGGLKPKKLKIREGNPVTGEGYKAGGNDFHHRQESNNGGTPVINKNRIPPGGYSSGLW, from the exons ATGAGCA cagcagcaggaccaGATACCAAAGAAACATCTCAACGCGAATCCTTGTGTCCCCCATCACCGGTCCCTATCGAAGTACCAACCCCACCGGCTGACAGCCTGCCCATTGACAATTCGTGCCGAGATAGCGAAGTAGGAGACGTGCCGGCCGATAACAGCACATACACGAAGTCCGATCAGGTGAACGAGGCCTGTCAAACTCGCCGAGACTCGGGAAATAATCCCGAACTTCCTTACTCGCTGGACCAGATGGCTGGCGTGGCCAATGTAAAGGAGCCCCTCGGGCTCTGTCCAAACGAAGTTAAAGAAGACGCGCAGGCGTGCTCCAAACTCGATTCTCGCAATCCGATCACGGGCCTTGGTCTCAACGGCGATGGTGTTGGCGGTCTCAAGCCCAAGAAGCTCAAGATTCGAG AGGGCAACCCCGTCACAGGCGAGGGCTACAAGGCCGGAGGCAACGACTTTCACCACCGCCAGGAGTCTAACAATGGCGGCACTCCGGTGATCAACAAGAACCGCATTCCCCCAGGCGGCTACTCGTCGGGACTCTGGTAA